Within the Syngnathoides biaculeatus isolate LvHL_M chromosome 13, ASM1980259v1, whole genome shotgun sequence genome, the region GCGGAAAGGTACTCCTGCTTTAGGAGAGGTGAGGCAGCTGCTGCACTGCCACTGCCTGAAGGGGATGTGGCTTGTGGAAAGATGTCTTCACCCTGCATGCTTCCTTCATACATGACGTGGACTTCAGTTCCAGGCCTTCCATCATCAGATATACTCTCCACCGGACCACTTGGCACAACCTCATTCTCTGTGTGACTGTAACCTTTTGACAAATTTCTACCAGTATTCACTTATTTGGGAACCTGAGGGGTTACCCTTGTTGAACTATTTATACATTCAGTTAAGTTAATTGGGAGAAAGGAGTTTGGAGGTTCAGATTCAGACACTTGAGAAGTTGGGTGACCTCCAGTCTGAGGACCTTGATACAGGTTTGGTGCTGAATTTACGCATTGTTCATGAGTCAAGCTGTCAATATCCATCTGGCTTTGAGAGAGAGTTTGGCTGTGGGAAGGATGAAGTTCGATGATGGGTCCAAGTCCTATAGGCAGGGAACCATGAAGCGGTGTAGTCTGCAACACACTTGACTGCAAAATATTGGCATATCCTGCATTTGTGAGGATTGAGGTCCCGGGTGATGTGAACACTTCTTGCCTACTGCCTGAAGCACCGCTCAATGACATAGACCTACTATCCTCCATGATAGGAAAGGTACTATTGTCCGTTGAATGAATTATGTCAATAGCAGAAAAAAGAAACGGTTGCTGAGAGGAAAGCTGAGGGCTTCGGGGAACTACTCCAGCACCCTGATGAGGAACAGTAAGACCCTGCCCCACGATGGAGGCGCCATCTGCTCTGGCGGGGTGAGACGAGTGTGTGGTGCTAGTAGCTGTAGTTATTGCTGCGAGTTGGGCCTTTCCTTGTGTATCTCTTTGGTCACCTTCTGCCTTACGCTCGATATCTTGCAGACTGAATGCTGTCTTgactttctcatttttttccacatccttTTTGTCCTCATCCTTGAGCAATCCCTCACTgtctgatgtttttttccatttcttgctGCTTCCTTTTGATTTCCTCCCTGAGCTGTCTATACCTTCCAACTGTACTGGATATCTTTTACCTTgctttctctcttttctctcctGAGAGTTGCTCCTCTTCTGATCAGTTTTCCTTTTCGGATGGACTTTTATCTTTCCGAGTAGTTTAGACTTCAGCAAGCCGCTGGCCTGTAGCTTTCCTTTCTGTTtttcctccactactctttccacaTTTCTGGACATCTTCACTACATCAGTCCTCCTTGTCTTTCTTTGACCTTTTCTTTCAATATTGAATGGCAGATTTTTTGTTTGCCTTCTTGATTTCACGCTTTTCCTTGCATGAAACTGGTTGTAGTTGATACGTCTCTCCCGAGCGCCAATTTGAGAGATTGAATCATCAATTAGGGAGGTGTCGCTCATGTTCGAGTGAATGCCACTTTCTCTCATATTCTGTGCTGACCTCCCAGATGTTCTGTGGCAGCTCTTGCAATGGAGCTTCCAAGGTTGTCTATTCTTAACACGAATATCAGACCTAATGCCCAtgtcattatttgccttaaaaGCAGAAAGGGTGTCTGGTCTGTGACTGAAGGTGTGTTACCATTGATGAGGTGAATATCTGGAGCTCCCACAAGAGAGAAAGTTGTCTCTCTCCAGAATGTCTTGCTGGTGCTTATGTTTCTTCCTCCCCTTCTCTTCCGCCTCCACAATTAACATCCTCATTCTCTTGCGGTCTCCCTCCTCTGTCGTTCATCCCGTTGTCCCACTGATTTAGCTTTGACCCTTCAATTTTGCAATTTGGACACATGAGGTTTTCATCAGCTCTAACACGAAATTGGCTTCCATAGATTTCTGTCCTTGTATCCCTTTGTATGCCTTTACTGTCCAGTAGCTGGTGAGCTTGCATAAAGTGCTCCCTTTGCTTATCGGTGACATCTTGGCGATTCGTGAGATAGCTGGTTGTGGACACCCTGCCCTCTTCTGTCTCCCTATGTTTTTGACTTTCTGACGCATTCTTTTGGTGAAAAACTTGATAGTTGACCAGGACTACATACAGTGCCAAGCCAATGCCACCTGATAAACAGCAAAATATgtttaaacattttacattatttgatcagttgtttttttaaacttgtgtggcacatgaaaaaaaatgggatccaTGGATTGGTGTAAATCTTATTGAGCAAGCCTACATTCATCAGTAGGTTTATGTTCAGTTTCGCTggattaaatgtatttaatatcAAGAATACCAAGGTTGATCGATGGCTACAGCTCCTGGAATGGATTATGTCCATttccattgtgtgtgtgcgtgcatgcgtgcgtgtgtgtgtgtgtgtgtgtgtgtgtgtgtgtgtgtgtatgagcgtgtgtgtgtgtgtgtgtgtttgtgtgtgggattaaaatccaaataaaatggaaattgacagattgtttttgacaaaaaacgTTTCACTGTACAGGATGTCCTCAGTTTACGAGGCTACGAACGGCAGGTAATAAGATAGTTTGTGCTGCagcataaaaatacatgtagCACAAGAAGGCACCCTCAATCACTGACCCAGAAGTgggtttcaaatatttatggtaATTCTGATCTTGCTACTGTATCATCATATATTTAAGATATTACCTGTGACACATTCCAGTTTATTGAGAAATATTGATTTACTGTATGTCCTCATCATAGCAAGTGAACTCATTGGAGTTGCCAACCTGCTTAAAGTCCACCATGGTACTTGtctcaaaaaaaacacaaattagagATTTAATGACTACAGATAGTGCCTTGTCCTAATCCCACTTCAAGTCAATTACCACCCTGGACTAACTGCAAGTCACCTAGAGACCCAACAGAGGTGAAGAATTCGCAGTCAACCGGGCCCTCCACTTCATATTACCGTATCTGGAATCCTTGCTCTGCCTTCAACTCTATTTCCCATCTCTACTCCAGAACAGGTTCTCCCAGTCCAATGTGCCCAAGTCCCTCAACACCTTCCTTATGGACCAGAAGCAGCATGTTGTGCTGGGGAAgacactcgcacacacacacaccttctcaCACTCAGACCAATGACgtggaataaaaactggactgcgcactctgcatccatcattggttccaccatggtcaacaggctctgacttctggtaAGGGCAAAAAGTatatggtaaacatacacacattgttatggaaaacggtgcgataaatatataataattaattatgaaggttaagatGAAACACACctaccggtgaaaagttacttctttgcgatcgcctgcacagttttgacagccaacagcgcaacaataAAGCTCAAcctattccaattaaattcgatGTTATTacgtttcacaatgtacaattgtaaggatgtcaaaggacgtcaacttACACATGAAATaatacccaaagcaatgttttcccAAGACCagaagttgaagccgaattaccacgtgTAAAGGAcctgtgcgcagtccagtttttattttacGTCATTGACTCGGACGATTCGCACAAAATCCCCTCAGGGCTATGTACTTTGCACCTGGCTCTTCTTCCTTTCCAGGTACTGATGCATCTCCAGCCATCAGTCCATAATACTGATTATTCTCATCAAGCTCATGTCAGACAATGATAAATCAACTCAATGAACTTCAATTATAATACCAAGAAAACACAGTTGAAGCTTAAAAACTatactgtgacacagtaaaactgttccagcataaaTTGGACGCAGATTCTCTATTCTGGTTGATCTAATAGTTGAACAGCACCCCggcccaaataaaaaaaaaaataataataatgataataataacagcTGTCAAATTGCCAACACTTCATAAATGCACTAAACTTAATACCTACATTTGTTGCTCATGTTTTATGAGGCTATAACATACTTCCATTACAGGTCAAATAATTGATGTTATTACATTGAAATATATTATTTGAAAGTCCATTAGACATTTCTGGCAGTCAAAGATAAGACAacagcaaaatgttttatttgaaataacTGAAGAAGTGTGACCCAATAATCCaatggaaaatgtaaaacaattgcAATTAAAATATCTCACTgtagaaatgtacattttttactttAGAATGCATGTTTATATATTTGTGTGGAAAATGTATTCTCACTATTGCGACTTGAACAGTTTTCATGCTTACCAATAAAGCAGAGAACAGCTGTGATGGTCAAATCCCGAGCATATACTCGAGGTGTCACACTGTCTTTTGTCTGGAGCTGCACTGTGATGTTCTGATTGGATGGGATACAGTTGGCTTCAGTTAGCTCCAGCACTGTAGATACAGCCGGATTGTGAGCGCTTACACAcaccatcctccatccattatACAATGTCTGGAGGAAACAGCAGTGTTTTGTGTTCAACTTTGAGTCACCTCTTAAAACATCTTTGTGTGGATACTCATACCTTGTCAGCTTGCTGTATGAAGGCTGAAAGGAAGGTAGCTAAGTCCACCAGCTCACAGGAACAATTCCATGAGTTGAGATCGAGGTTGAGGTTGGTCAACCAGCTGAGGTAGGAAAAAGtgtcatgatccagccgcttcagcacgagctgtgcgggtgcccgcgcggctgcgctaattgggaggcgcacacctgcgcctcatgcgggctgatcatcccctgtatatataggacccggtgacgactggtcctccgccagttcgttgagctttatgtcccgttccagcactctcgtattcctgattgaacctgtgtgtaccgaccttcgtccgttctccgaccaaccttgtaagcctgactccttgatacttctgcctgctttgattgttctcctgtgtaccgactcctgcctgtccgctcatctgttctcttcgcccgatgtcacaactaccgctgctgcaccggattgcctgctcgatccccgacctctgcatacaataaacgtgtctcttcttgaactaccttgcgtcttccgagttcctgcatttggcttCTACTCTCGtctccgatgggacgtgacagaacgaactggccacaacaggacccagcagggaagacccggcgtcgccgggaccgacgcaaggtagaccgtctgccggaggaccaagcctgcccaatccgggtaggctccttgacgtcctccacttccgtgtcttacgctccgccagcgaggtatgaatacgtcccgaacacgacccgtccggctcctcatattcttctggactctgacttttcggaatatgaggaggaccgtgagttgtatgaccggctggcggaatacgactccgattattctgactatgaatctgctcgtccgatctttcatcccagtcagtttgtttcacctccccgcgtttccagcaccagAACGTCTTCACCCAGTAgttttaagtacaccaatccgtatgagggaacccgcttggccatctacccgggacctccgcgtggcggccagaggaggcgccccggccgggcgctccctgttGTCTCTCATTGCgtggcaacgaagacaccgtcctcccactcctcgccggcaacggtgagaccggcagacccgcagctggtggcgaagcttccagcccagagggaggaggagccgccaaaccacgaggcgttctgtcgcccAAATGCGGCCGcagttagagaggcagagcgcggaattggcggctctcacggcccaggtcggCAAGGAgtagcgaaccagccgagctacgctgacgtcgcaacagcgacggactcgctgctgaagcaggctcacgtggcagttggaactgacccgcttccgagacacgcccacgtgtcagtttcgactgactctccgcctgctcaggttcatgtTGCCGTCGAGACCGACCCgaccccttgccaagtgcacgccgcagtgggaacggactcgccatctcaagtgaacgctgcagtgggaacggactcgccacctcaagtgcacgtcgcagtattggctgttccgagcagagttcacgcggcagtcggaactgacccgctcccgagacacccccacgtgtcagtttcgactgactctctgcctattCAGGTTCacattgccctggaaacggattcgccaccgcgccacgcccacgttgctgtttcaacggatgcactgcaagctcacgtggcagtggaccCGACCCGATgccacctcacgttgctgtccaggaggtggcgatgtctccacagccgcttctcgtccgtgctctggagtggcagtggcgaccggcccgcggacgctccacactcctgctctgtcggcgaccggcccgcagacgctccacactcctgctctgtcggcgaccggcccgtggtcgctccccgttcctgctctgtcggcgacgagcaCGTCCAtacgttcccatccaggaggtgcCAACGGTGACACTGgcgtcgctgccttctcacgttcctgtccaggagggggcggtactggcgctgccttctcacgttcctgtccaggagggggcggtactggcgccgccttctcacgttcctgtccaggagggggcggtactggcgccgccgccttctcacgttgctgtccaggagggggcggtactggcgtcgccgccttctcacgctgctgtccaggagggggtggtagtggcgccaccgccttctcacgctgctgtccaggagggggcggtactggcgccgccgccttctcacgctgctgtccaggagggggcggtactggcgccgccgccttctcacgctgctgtccaggagggggcggtactggcgccgccttcataagttgctgtccaagagggggcggtactggcgccgccttctcaagttgctgtccaggagggggcggtactggcgccgccttctcaagttgctgtccaggagggggcggtactggcgcgccttctcaagttgctgtccaggagggggcggtactggcgccgccttctcaagttgctgtccaggagggggcggtactggcgccgccttctcacggtgctgtccaggagggggcggtactggcgccgccttctcacgttcctgtccaggaggagctggggagttctgtggagccaccctggagctggagagactacgggagggtggtggtcattgctctggtccttctctccatcatcctattcgctccagatggctcccagccgcttcctgaccaagcctcggtggcgaccagtccctggtcgtctcgcaaccacggcgtgggaggttctcgtccggagcagtggcctgccgcgttctggttcctgcttcgccgttgggttcctcgcagaggtcgtccgcctgggtcgccccgtggggaccctggtgcttggcgtccgggtcgtcctcctgacctgtccacccggacgcctcgtgtttggtggcctagatggccaccagtctgggggtcaggggggggcgtgcccccctccggacccccttccgcccacccctgcctgtgttattattgtctgttttttcgtttaggcatgtctgggagccgtgcctttgaggggggggggggtactgtcatgatccagccgcttcagcacgagctgtgcgggtgcctgtgcggctgcgctaattgggaggcgcacacctgcgcctcatgcgggctgatcatcccctgtatacataggacccggtgacgactggtcctccgccagttcgttgagctttatgtcccgttccagcactctcgtattcctgattgaacctgtgtgtaccgaccttcgtccgttctccgaccaaccttgtaagcctgactccttgatacttctgcctgcgttgattgtttccccgtgtatcgactcctgcctgtccgctcatctgttctcttcgcccgacgtcacaactaccgctgctgcaccggactgcctgctcgatccccgacctctgcatacaataaacgtgtctcttcttgaacttccttgcgtcttccgagttcctgcatttgggttctactCTCGtctccgatgggacgtgacaaaaagACTGAGATGGAGCTGAACTCAGACGGtttctggacatatccaaattgCGAAGGCGCACCAAACCATGGAAGCTAAAGGGCCACAACTCTGACTCATCACATTTCACACAATAGTAGTATTGTATTTGTTAGTGTAACACATTTGACA harbors:
- the LOC133510928 gene encoding uncharacterized protein LOC133510928, translating into MGIRSDIRVKNRQPWKLHCKSCHRTSGRSAQNMRESGIHSNMSDTSLIDDSISQIGARERRINYNQFHARKSVKSRRQTKNLPFNIERKGQRKTRRTDVVKMSRNVERVVEEKQKGKLQASGLLKSKLLGKIKVHPKRKTDQKRSNSQERKERKQGKRYPVQLEGIDSSGRKSKGSSKKWKKTSDSEGLLKDEDKKDVEKNEKVKTAFSLQDIERKAEGDQRDTQGKAQLAAITTATSTTHSSHPARADGASIVGQGLTVPHQGAGVVPRSPQLSSQQPFLFSAIDIIHSTDNSTFPIMEDSRSMSLSGASGSRQEVFTSPGTSILTNAGYANILQSSVLQTTPLHGSLPIGLGPIIELHPSHSQTLSQSQMDIDSLTHEQCVNSAPNLYQGPQTGGHPTSQVSESEPPNSFLPINLTECINSSTRVTPQVPK